A DNA window from Hordeum vulgare subsp. vulgare chromosome 1H, MorexV3_pseudomolecules_assembly, whole genome shotgun sequence contains the following coding sequences:
- the LOC123404467 gene encoding uncharacterized protein LOC123404467, which yields MAETAPATTLDIDDIPFADLLLILLPPEEAAAASGDHDDDEAEDGRRRRLLATVWAALGPGGAGLLAVSGVPRAASLRRRLLPLARRLALMDHPSRAHLLKKHGLGSDVPLNKPDRSVSSFARLLRHDSGKLRSPEEVPDAVDGFGQQKGDDDIENLGELFEELGLCMMELGVLVARACDIVIGGNQLEQSITDFGSAKARLIHYHSELDNRIIKERSSTKRRSLANNAAAAARPLSDHMDAVQMPGSEDGSCIGSKDGAAVVKPAEENDSKGAAVQGHGSAVSLVNLWQEWHYDYGVLTVLTAPLFLRSALGRECPVGEECSLPDGHSHLQLFNKKRIFSVRCSQESFIVQVGEAAGILSGGKLRSTLHAVSRPLGLPNISRETFVVFLQPSWDKTLPFSGYSSADEDESSDHMESAFTGDGPAGSCSEHTLMQEILKKIPPLRSRLKEGMTFAEFSRQTTKRYYGGGGIQQNS from the exons ATGGCGGAGACGGCGCCGGCGACGACGCTGGACATCGACGACATCCCCTTCGCCGacctcctcctcatcctgctcCCGCCGGAAGAGGCAGCAGCAGCATCcggcgaccacgacgacgacgaggcagaagatggccgccgccgccgccttctgGCCACCGTCTGGGCCGCGCTCGGCCCGGGCGGCGCCGGCCTGCTGGCCGTCTCCGGCGTCCCGCGCGCCGCCTCCCTCCGCCGCCGGCTCCTCCCCCTGGCCCGCCGCCTCGCCCTCATGGACCACCCCTCCCGCGCCCACCTCCTCAAG AAGCACGGATTGGGCAGCGACGTGCCTCTCAACAAGCCCGACAGGTCCGTCTCCTCCTTCGCGCGGCTCCTAAGGCATGATTCAGGGAAGCTCCGCTCCCCGGAGGAGGTGCCGGACGCTGTCGATGGATTTGGGCAACAAAAGGGTGATGATGATATTGAGAACCTTGGTGAGCTTTTCGAGGAGCTGGGTCTGTGCATGATGGAGCTTGGCGTCCTGGTTGCCCGGGCTTGCGACATTGTTATCGGTGGGAATCAGCTCGAGCAGAGCATTACCGACTTTGGGAGCGCAAAGGCGAGGCTCATCCATTACCACTCTGAGTTGGATAACAGGATCATCAAGGAGAGGAGCAGCACAAAGAGGAGAAGCTTGGCAAAcaatgcagcagcagcagcaagaccTTTATCGGATCACATGGATGCAGTTCAAATGCCAGGGTCAGAAGATGGATCATGTATCGGATCGAAAGATGGGGCGGCCGTTGTAAAGCCAGCGGAAGAAAATGATTCCAAGGGTGCCGCGGTACAGGGTCATGGCAGCGCGGTTTCTCTTGTGAACTTATGGCAAGAGTGGCACTACGACTATGGAGTGCTGACAGTCTTAACAGCGCCATTATTCTTGCGCTCTGCTCTCGGACGGGAATGCCCGGTCGGCGAAGAATGCTCTCTTCCTGATGGGCACTCACACCTGCAGCTCTTCAATAAAAAGAGGATTTTCTCTGTGAGATGCTCCCAGGAGAGCTTCATTGTTCAGGTTGGGGAGGCAGCAGGCATCTTGTCAGGGGGGAAGCTGAGATCTACGCTTCATGCTGTGAGCAGACCATTAGGCTTGCCAAACATAAGCCGGGAGACTTTCGTAGTCTTCCTACAGCCGTCATGGGACAAAACTCTACCTTTCTCGGGTTACTCTTCTGCCGACGAGGATGAGTCTAGTGATCACATGGAATCGGCCTTCACGGGTGATGGACCAGCAGGGTCTTGTAGTGAACATACATTGATGCAGGAAATTCTGAAGAAGATCCCCCCTCTGAGGTCAAGGCTGAAAGAAGGCATGACATTTGCAGAGTTTTCTAGGCAGACAACGAAACGGTACTATGGTGGTGGAGGCATCCAACAAAACAGTTAA
- the LOC123443121 gene encoding replication protein A 70 kDa DNA-binding subunit C-like: protein MEGAPRLTQGAVREIWELPDGPGNIQPVLQVADLRTVTTKNHVGHLSERYRMLLSDGVHSQQSMLATTHNHLVNTGALRIGSVVHLLDITCNTIQNRRIIIVVELEVLQSECDLIGKPKIYEKSLSAGQAPNLPASAAQANNRNYSNGPGMLGNGVVPKVEQSTNNQSYGGPYSGVHSPANPSIRQTVQPGPNNVPAGGSYGTMSAHNTMNGNMVQQNSQRPYNGVHSPVDPSIGRTVQPGPNNVSPGGSYGTMSAQNTVNGNMVHPNSQRPSLNSHQNQRFAAPGTGGGISPPGNVYGRPAQPSYQQPPQAYANNGPVAKNGAALRTVPISALNPYQRTWTIKARVTAKSQVKHYKNAKGPGKLFNFDLRDAHGGEIRAVCFNTQLDQFYDLIEVDKVYLISRGSLKPANKQYNHLNNDYEVSLDSSTTIEVCSDDDSSIPRQQFDFRQISEIANMDKDTMVDLLGVVTSVSPSSPFTRKDGAETQKRVLQLKDMSGFSVEITFWGGFCNAEGQQLQSLCDSGLNPVLALRSVRVGDFKGKNVSTIGSSFLKINPDFPDAESLRQWYITEGKNAAFVSLSMEGSGMGRTDDRKTIEQIKAENLGRSEKPDWITVKGTISHISTDNFCYPACTTEVNGTRCNKKVTNNGDGMWQCDKCEQSTPNCEYRYMLQCQIQDYTGTSYATAFHDAGKDIIGLPAQDLYRIKHEEQDDEKFADIIQKVRFELFLFKLKVKEEVFNDEPRVKCYIANAQKLEDTSKESRFLLGPIDSLLVDDGLGPTPVVNGAAAVNTAFTSSNTGTYSTNMSDQNQYGQRVSSSSMVPATPSITRYSQNCSVCGSSEHSVQNCPAVAMDMQQPAASGYAASSYGSSPGEAGSGLCFKCNQPGHFSRECPQQEATSYRSPAANANANSGLCFKCNQPGHFSRDCPGQAANSYGASAGVNAGAAGLCYKCNQTGHFARDCPGQAANSYGASAGANSGTAGLCYKCNQPGHFARDCQGQAATPQRQAYGNGAASGGYNRQSYVGSF from the exons ATGGAGGGGGCGCCGCGGCTGACGCAGGGGGCGGTGAGGGAGATATGGGAGCTGCCGGACGGGCCGGGGAACATCCAGCCGGTGCTGCAGGTGGCGGACCTGCGCACCGTCACCACCAAGAACCACGTCGGCCACCTGTCGGAGCGCTACCGCATGCTGCTCTCCGACGGCGTCCACTCCCAGCAGTCCATGCTCGCCACAACCCACAACCACCTCGTCAACACCGGCGCCCTCCGCATCGGCTCCGTCGTCCACCTCCTCGACATCACCTGCAACACCATCCAGAACCGCAG gattattattgttgttgaacTTGAGGTTCTGCAAAGTGAGTGTGACTTGATCGGGAagccaaagatttatgaaaagagCTTATCTGCGGGACAGGCGCCTAACTTACCGGCCAGTGCTGCTCAAGCAAATAACAGAAACTATTCCAATGGTCCTGGCATGCTGGGCAATGGTGTTGTCCCAAAGGTGGAGCAGAGTACTAACAATCAGTCGTATGGTGGACCCTACAGTGGTGTTCACAGCCCAGCGAACCCTTCTATTCGTCAGACAGTCCAACCTGGACCTAATAATGTGCCGGCTGGTGGATCTTATGGCACAATGTCAGCACATAACACAATGAATGGCAATATGGTGCAGCAAAACTCTCAGCGGCCTTACAATGGTGTTCACAGCCCAGTGGACCCTTCTATTGGTCGGACAGTCCAACCTGGACCTAACAACGTGTCGCCTGGTGGATCTTATGGTACAATGTCAGCGCAGAACACAGTGAATGGCAATATGGTGCACCCAAATTCCCAGCGGCCTTCACTCAACTCCCATCAGAACCAAAGGTTTGCAGCTCCTGGCACAGGTGGGGGCATAAGCCCCCCTGGCAATGTTTATGGGCGTCCTGCACAGCCATCGTATCAGCAACCACCTCAAGCGTATGCAAATAATGGCccagttgctaagaacggagctgccCTTCGCACTGTCCCGATTTCTGCATTGAACCCTTACCAACGTACATGGACAATAAAGGCTAGGGTGACTGCCAAGAGTCAGGTCAAGCACTACAAAAATGCAAAGGGTCCAGGCAAACTCTTCAACTTTGATCTCCGCGATGCTCATGGTGGAGAAATTCGTGCAGTATGCTTTAATACACAGCTGGATCAGTTCTATGACCTGATTGAGGTTGATAAAGTGTACTTGATATCTAGAGGGTCGTTGAAACCCGCAAATAAGCAGTATAACCATTTGAACAATGACTACGAAGTCAGTCTAGATTCTTCAACAACTATAGAAGTTTGTTCTGATGATGATAGCAGCATCCCTAGGCAGCAGTTTGATTTCCGGCAGATCAGCGAAATAGCTAACATGGATAAAGACACCATGGTGGATTTGCTTGGGGTTGTTACATCAGTTAGCCCTTCTTCTCCATTTACACGGAAGGATGGTGCGGAAACCCAGAAAAGAGTCCTTCAACTGAAGGACATGTCTGGTTTCAGTGTGGAAATAACCTTTTGGGGTGGCTTCTGTAATGCTGAAGGTCAGCAGCTGCAGTCGCTGTGTGATTCTGGTTTGAATCCTGTCCTTGCCTTGAGATCTGTCCGTGTTGGTGATTTCAAGGGCAAAAATGTAAGCACAATTGGCTCAAGCTTCTTAAAGATAAATCCAGACTTTCCTGATGCTGAAAGTCTGAGGCAGTGGTACATAACTGAAGGGAAAAATGCTGCTTTCGTTTCTCTATCTATGGAAGGGTCAGGCATGGGCCGGACTGATGACCGGAAAACTATTGAGCAGATCAAGGCTGAAAACTTGGGGAGATCAGAGAAGCCTGATTGGATCACTGTTAAGGGTACAATTTCACACATCAGCACCGACAACTTCTGTTACCCAGCTTGCACCACGGAGGTTAATGGTACACGCTGCAACAAAAAGGTCACGAATAATGGCGATGGCATGTGGCAATGTGACAAATGTGAGCAGAGCACTCCAAACTGCGAGTATAGGTACATGCTCCAGTGTCAAATCCAGGATTACACCGGGACTAGCTATGCAACTGCATTCCATGACGCTGGCAAGGATATAATTGGCCTCCCAGCACAAGATCTGTACAGGATAAAACATGAAGAGCAAGATGATGAGAAATTCGCAGACATCATACAGAAGGTCCGTTTTGAGCTATTCCTTTTCAAGCTGAAAGTCAAGGAAGAAGTGTTTAATGACGAACCGCGGGTGAAATGCTACATTGCTAATGCTCAGAAATTGGAGGACACGTCGAAAGAGTCTCGCTTTCTACTGGGACCAATTGACAGCCTTTTGGTGGACGATGGCTTAGGTCCAACCCCTGTGGTGAATGGTGCTGCTGCTGTCAACACTGCTTTCACCTCCAGCAACACTGGTACCTACAGCACTAATATGAGTGACCAGAATCAGTATGGGCAGCGAGTGAGCTCATCTAGCATGGTGCCTGCCACACCATCAATTACACGATATTCACAGAATTGCAGCGTTTGTGGGTCCAGTGAGCACAGTGTGCAGAACTGCCCTGCAGTGGCCATGGATATGCAGCAACCAGCAGCAAGCGGCTACGCGGCTAGTTCCTATGGCTCTTCGCCTGGTGAAGCCGGCTCGGGCCTGTGCTTCAAATGCAACCAGCCCGGGCACTTCTCCAGAGAGTGTCCACAGCAGGAGGCTACCTCCTACAGGTCTCCAGCCGCCAACGCCAATGCCAACTCGGGTCTGTGCTTCAAATGCAACCAGCCTGGGCACTTCTCAAGAGACTGCCCGGGGCAGGCGGCTAACTCCTATGGCGCCTCAGCTGGTGTCAATGCCGGTGCAGCAGGCCTGTGCTACAAATGCAATCAGACCGGGCACTTCGCCAGAGACTGCCCAGGGCAGGCGGCCAACTCCTACGGCGCCTCAGCTGGTGCCAACTCCGGCACAGCTGGCCTGTGCTACAAGTGTAACCAGCCTGGGCACTTTGCCAGAGACTGTCAGGGGCAGGCTGCTACCCCGCAGCGCCAGGCTTACGGGAACGGCGCTGCGTCCGGAGGGTACAACCGGCAGTCCTATGTCGGTAGCTTCTGA